A genomic segment from Gavia stellata isolate bGavSte3 chromosome 4, bGavSte3.hap2, whole genome shotgun sequence encodes:
- the GOLGB1 gene encoding golgin subfamily B member 1 isoform X2, translating into MLSRLSGLASSVLQELSGDDGDAVTESSTAVQALEPEAESMEEAPEELLERLAQTEKLVVQLKDLIREKDALLQQKETVLKEERDAADAKLMKLKLQAKAKLASLNKRIEELTEKGSPLPAQTLSEEQVYPKNNQNTSEGHREEAKALKEQLREREETVQDLKEQLALAKVNLKDAEMKYATQLRSLQEVIQEKEALLEEQVHQHQAELLKIVAQSDLEVEMQQNLRTLQRKLEEQEAALLGRTQVVELLQQELRTAEQQNQTLLDQCQKMEVDLSSLRDVLDAERRESQNLREKMELELAERKLSSHRLLEEVQCLSEQLEEARRAQAELEVKYKDLEQEQRLEVEEKNLQISCLKVAEQELQSSHAALIAENDQLKQDVDRLLVLSAENSATIQKLQDELVQKSEEFVCCQNELKSQSVVQVSELKKRGETTSQEKIIDQEDQNGTSLLQTLLPTENLEGQKTEEIPHLQFVLREPQQEAVMVAENAKQIKNVGPEVKLQDLQTLEAPASYVDCSSTSTGVSGELVNSELQKPCDDTLVLPEARTDGFPNGNKQFTEESCPPGILEYLAAEKQKELSVLLLELEEAQEEIAFLKRQLKGPNGQTSTGNQRGEAANGLEDNSQIRFLEGEEQKASDTQNELGSSSLLREIEMQQISVLQENKISLQEVLQGKPGTSQSQELMKLQNQITELQLILQKSEESYKKDIGEKGEEINRLNQLAEEYRKKIEDSDSAFCVLTEERDQLLCQMKELSTITELKEQVKQLEENLALSEKQRLSDSQSSLLREQIQSLKNEFKSKEIKIEALQKDLDEAQLQLSDQDMQLKDLRSQIEKKECEVLDLKQFLRKNTAEIEELSQNLASKGREAASLEQLVAEHTRSIERLQQTLLEKDQQMTEISVSMSEKMVLLNEEKFSLENELKSLKEQTSLLLKAQEEKDQNIEAKDTYLKCEPSGQQYETEAACKESEVLVNKLELLKKENEQVKRKLQAALVNRKELLKKVSKLEDELVQLRRGHESETSVAQEAEGEENMTSVISRDMNLGSQPSEEYLIQLLSEKESELQSIRKDLLDKETTEAQLQAVIEEMRRSLQGKTNIVSIKDEFMESQTIADKVTETNKSPKDYEENEKNSSAATNLEENQKSALKERISTLEQEKEQLQKKLQEALVSRKDTIKKAQEKDRHHREQLKQQKDDYNILQEQFDKQSKEKESIQAQLRQLQEQKGSTESVLGNQDGLDSSCVEAENTTNNKLVEVADVSGEEFKKKLEKLWKEKEELEYNVSYMQSELACKSELVLHLQEHIAQLFLEIEGLKTTSDQAEAKAASLQTELEESRAKISREGSLEDLKTLMHQKDEEMEFLNLQLREKSEALNNVQAQLLEKEDSVKRLCSQLEIQAQVHEEQSKRLQTELLEIQEKQDDSAEAAKQKNQMQRKLQAALISRKEALKESKSLKEELANAKTTIENLCVKLTDRESQICGHVKETDTLTEKLVGLTEEREKLIAEVDKVLRENQNLDGCCKNLTFTLDSVVVEKEKLEKEMESLKCLQAAESSEWHEKYRELQKEYETLLQSYENVSNEAERIQRVLETVRQEKQEIFIKLKSVEAKKEETDKQLQEAGQEIDGMKEKMRKFAKSKQQKILELEEENEKLRAEMRFTDGELHRTGDAFTNTSLKEDLESSRRDHQSLVTQLETVMAEKESLNQEITDLKCHLQLTESKLKESRELVDKYVAEKTTGEETNQAITTPPPPMERTENQVDISFRPESPTAELEQKAFEGSSPCEDLGTYIQQIAELTERITELEDNRRASEQQLGDIRLCVETLAGEKRALETQMEEKVHELNVLQDTVAKMEQTVQKTKDDLVRMTELKDTLEAEKDDLEERLMNQLAELNGSIGNYQQDATDFQVKNEQLKHELQSLQRMMYELEEEKCQMARENSKASSEKQKEFLEKLKCSWRGDSSTHVKELQELLKQKQQEIKQLQKDCIKSQEKNSSLERTVKALEFVQSESQKEAEAAKETLAKAVEDTKKAQAELALCRVVLDDTQSEAARVLAESVKVKEELQANKENIKIQMKKKDEDFERRLEQEKDKHSKEIKNMEEKLATLQRQKDYMETTVGDLQDSLKTKDQEAKQLEGSLNNTLAQLAAFTRSMSSLQDDRDRVIDESKTWEKKFTETIQKKEEEIRSKEETCVVLKDQMKQMTIRVEELQAHISRLERNKKDWESESKKEIQHHQKTCEMLQEEKKELLTQLEGSQKLYSKSQNEQQKLESEISSLRDQLADLQNSFTKCELVREELGSMVKQQEISIQNFKFSCEQLEADLQASKDLTNKLHEETSAKDQKIVSLLSAKEEAVMAALAELQQQHSEEMKELEHRLSKEEEDKKALENEKNKFLDKLDHLTEKVKISREESKQQKAQLDSFTKSMSSLQDDRDRILREYKQLEERHLVIILEKDQLIQEAAAENNKLKEEIRSFHSRMDDLNSENAKLNAELVRYREDLNQVISIKDSQQKQLLKTQLQRIQTLEKEKAIIETQLKESEHTQDDLRKCMEALREDKVNMSQEIETLTSSLSRVQSDMTALREGGPIMECQAQLKAREEEAQELSRNLSLSQKRIIELEGELVCVQRDAAKRVGEAEDRLRKELKHLHHDAGIMRNETETAEERVAELARDLMEMEQKFLAVTDENKDLRAQIQSFGKSMSSLQDSWDQANEELHVLKQKYSADLEEQKSLVQNLQKQMVQLQEEQHSTARDRDTVRSELTELQKATEERGLLAQIEKLNQKLRAKDDELLRLSSELEGSSNQVKSFSKAMASLQNERDRLLNELGKTRKIEEVKQQAEGSTSTSPSEVQSLKKALSSLQNDRDRVVRELKNLQQQYILVGVESAENSRLKAQLQECQQDADKQHRLQEQLKQESIFYQQELQQLRQEKTTWEKQNSSIKEQYLMVIAEKDKQLSHLQRITQEMKLPLSKSQIVEEQYQTKISSEVLRGDFSSLETETKHLQAQLSDSLKELHQKELRIQQLNSKLSQVFEEKNALSLQLRGSSRNICESHQHYSEVLNRCLVLERQLQELQSADKGMELFATDAAPGAPQEKNEPQRGSYTPELQELQLRLSETEHLHSNTKQDLRYLEEQLEEERDRRLAVEEALSAAQDQIRRLQSSEWTSSLNASIDMTPGHEHSLLIDSTDKNFSKTRNILGLRRLLRSLFHSRTHLPLLVAVYLLALHVLLFLCFTGHL; encoded by the exons ATGCTGAGCCGTTTGTCAGGTTTAGCAAGTAGTGTTTTACAAGAGCTGTCAGGTGATGATGGAGACGCAGTTACTGAATCCTCTACTGCT GTACAAGCTTTAGAGCCAGAAGCAGAAAGCATGGAGGAGGCACCTGAGGAGCTATTGGAGCGCCTAGCCCAAACAGAAAAACTAGTTGTTCAGCTGAAGGATTTGATCCGAGAAAAGGATGCCCTGCTCCAGCAAAAAGAAACTGTACTCAAG GAAGAGCGAGATGCTGCAGATGCTAAGCTGATGAAGCTTAAACTTCAGGCCAAAGCCAAACTGGCCTCTCTGAACAAACGCATTGAGGAGCTGACAGAGAAAGGATCACCATTGCCTGCACAGACCTTATCAGAAGAGCAAGTGTATCCCAAG AATAACCAAAATACAAGTGAAGGGCATAGAGAGGAAGCCAAAGCACTAAAAGAGCAGCTCAGAGAGCGAGAGGAGACTGTTCAGGATCTGAAGGAACAGCTGGCTCTAGCCAAAGTGAATCTGAAAGATGCTGAAATGAAGTATGCAACACAG CTGAGGTCCCTGCAGGAAGTGATTCAGGAGAAGGAAGCTCTCCTAGAAGAGCAGGTTCACCAGCACCAAGCTGAATTGCTGAAGATAGTGGCCCAGTCAGATCTGGAAGTAGAGATGCAGCAG AACCTGCGTACGCTTCAGAGAAAGCTAGAGGAGCAGGAAGCAGCTCTGCTAGGACGAACTCAGGTGGTGGAACTGCTGCAGCAGGAATTACGTACTGCTGAACAACAAAACCAG ACACTCCTAGATCAGTGCCAGAAGATGGAAGTGGATCTAAGCTCCCTGAGGGATGTCCTAGATGCAGAGAGACGAGAGTCTCAGAATCTCAGAGAGAAGATGGAGCTGGAATTAGCTGAGAGGAAACTGTCCTCCCATCGCTTGCTGGAGGAGGTGCAGTGTCTCTCAGAACAGCTGGAAGAGGCAAGAAGAGCACAAGCTGAATTAGAGGTGAAGTATAAAGACCTGGAGCAGGAACAAAGGCTggaggtggaagagaaaaaCCTGCAGATCAGTTGTCTTAAGGTGGCTGAGCAAGAGCTGCAATCTAGCCATGCTGCCCTTATAGCTGAAAATGATCAGCTGAAACAGGATGTTGACCGGCTGTTGGTGTtgtctgctgaaaacagtgctACAATACAGAAACTACAGG ATGAACTTGTACAGAAATCTGAAGAATTTGTCTGCTGTCAGAATGAGCTGAAATCCCAGTCAGTGGTGCAGGTCTCTGAATTAAAGAAACGG GGTGAAACaacttcacaggaaaaaataatagatCAGGAAGATCAGAATGGGACTTCACTCCTACAGACACTCCTACCCACAGAAAACTTGGAAGGACAGAAGACTGAAG AAATACCACACTTGCAATTTGTTCTCCGGGAGCCTCAGCAGGAAGCTGTGATGGTCGCAGAAAATGCGAAGCAG ATTAAGAATGTTGGACCTGAGGTGAAATTGCAAGACTTGCAGACTCTGGAAGCTCCAGCCTCTTATGTAGACTGCTCTTCTACTTCTACAG GTGTGTCAGGAGAGCTGGTGAATTCTGAACTGCAAAAGCCTTGTGATGACACTTTGGTGCTCCCTGAG gcAAGAACAGATGGCTTTCCCAATGGAAACAAGCAGTTTACTGAGGAAAGTTGTCCACCTGGAATTCTAGAATATcttgctgcagagaaacagaaagagctGTCAGTTTTGCTGCTGGAACTGGAAGAAGCCCAAGAAGAAAtagcttttctgaaaagacaGCTCAAGGGCCCAAACGGTCAAACTTCTACAGGTAACCAAAGAGGAGAAGCAGCTAACGGTCTGGAAGATAATTCCCAGATACGGTTTCTTGAGGGGGAAGAGCAAAAGGCTTCAGATACACAAAATGAGTTGGGCAGTAGCTCATTACTGAGAGAAATAGAAATGCAGCAAATTAGTGtgcttcaggaaaacaaaatcagtcTTCAAGAAGTGCTCCAGGGGA AGCCTGGTACCTCTCAATCTCAAGAACTGATGAAGTTACAAAACCAAATTACAGAACTGCAGCTAATCCTGCAGAAATCAGAAGAATCCTATAAGAAGGATATaggagaaaaaggggaagaaataaataggCTAAACCAGTTGGCTgaggaatacagaaaaaaaatagaggattCTGACAGTGCATTTTGTGTTTTGACTGAAGAACGAGATCAGCTCCTGTGTCAGATGAAGGAACTTTCTACCATAACAGAACTGAAAGAGCAAGTGAAGCAACTTGAGGAAAATCTAGctctttcagaaaagcagagactGTCAGACAGTCAAAGCAGTCTTCTGAGAGAACAAATCCAGAgccttaaaaatgaatttaaatccAAGGAGATAAAAATTGAAGCTTTGCAAAAAGACTTGGATGAAGCACAACTTCAGCTTTCTGACCAGGACATGCAACTGAAAGATCTGAGAAGCCAGATCGAGAAGAAGGAATGTGAAGTACTTGATCTAAAACAATTTTTGAGGAAGAATACAGCTGAGATAGAAGAGCTTTCCCAAAACTTAGCCTCAAAGGGACGTGAAGCAGCAAGCCTAGAACAGCTTGTTGCTGAACACACCAGGTCTATAGAGAGACTGCAACAAACCTTGCTGGAGAAAGACCAACAGATGACAGAGATCAGTGTCAGCATGTCTGAGAAAATGGTCCTGCTGAATGAAGAGAAATTTTCTCTAGAAAATGAGCTGAAGAGTCTTAAAGAGCAAACAAGTCTATTATTAAAAgcccaggaagaaaaagaccaaaacaTAGAAGCAAAAGATACATATCTGAAATGTGAGCCATCTGGGCAGCAGTATGAGACAGAGGCAGCATGTAAAGAAAGTGAGGTATTAGTAAATAAACTtgaacttctgaaaaaagaaaatgagcaagtAAAGCGGAAGCTGCAAGCAGCACTTGTTAACAGGAAGGAGCTTCTGAAGAAGGTTAGCAAATTGGAGGATGAATTAGTACAATTGAGAAGAGGACATGAATCGGAAACCTCAGTGGCTCAAGAAgctgaaggggaagaaaatatgACAAGCGTGATAAGCAGAGACATGAATCTTGGAAGCCAGCCCAGTGAGGAGTATCTaattcagctgctttctgaaaaggaaTCCGAGTTGCAGAGTATCCGGAAGGATCTGCTGGATAAAGAAACTACTGAAGCACAATTGCAGGCAGTGATTGAGGAGATGAGGCGAAGCTTGCAAGGTAAGACAAACATTGTTTCAATTAAAGATGAATTCATGGAGAGTCAGACAATTGCTGACAAAGTAACTGAAACCAATAAAAGCCCAAAAgattatgaagaaaatgaaaaaaatagttcagcAGCTACAAATcttgaagaaaaccaaaagtcTGCTCTGAAAGAGAGGATTTCAACTCTGgaacaagaaaaagaacaacttcaaaaaaaacTTCAGGAAGCCCTGGTATCTCGCAAAGACACTATAAAAAAGGCTCAAGAAAAAGACAGGCATCACAGAGAACAgctgaaacagcagaaagatgATTACAACATCCTACAAGAACAATTCGataagcaaagcaaagagaaggagaGCATCCAAGCTCAGCTCAGACAACTCCAAGAACAGAAAGGATCAACAGAGAGTGTTCTTGGGAATCAAGATGGGTTGGATTCTTCATGCgtggaagcagaaaatacaacaaataacAAGCTTGTAGAAGTTGCAGATGTTTCTGGGGAAGAGTTTaagaaaaaacttgaaaaattgtggaaggagaaggaggaactGGAATATAACGTTAGCTATATGCAAAGTGAACTTGCTTGCAAATCAGAATTAGTCTTACATTTGCAAGAGCACATAGCACAGTTGTTTCTGGAGATAGAAGGGCTGAAGACAACCTCTGACCAAGCTGAAGCTAAGGCAGCAAGTCTTCAAACAGAATTGGAGGAGAGTCGAGCAAAAATTTCTAGAGAGGGCAGTCTGGAAGACCTGAAAACACTTATGCACcaaaaggatgaagaaatgGAATTCCTTAACTTGCAGTTAAGGGAGAAAAGTGAAGCTCTCAATAATGTGCAGGCACAGTTGCTGGAAAAAGAGGATTCAGTCAAGAGACTATGTAGTCAGTTGGAAATTCAGGCTCAGGTACATGAGGAACAAAGCAAGCGACTGCAAACAGAGTTGCTTGAAATTCAGGAGAAGCAAGATGACAGTGCAGAAGCAGCTAAACAGAAGAATCAAATGCAGAGAAAGTTGCAAGCTGCACTTATTTCTAGAAAAGAGGCACTAAAGGAGAGCAAATCTCTAAAAGAGGAGCTGGCTAATGCTAAAACTACTATTGAAAATCTTTGTGTCAAGTTGACAGATAGGGAAAGCCAAATATGTGGCCATGTTAAAGAAACAGATACTTTAACAGAAAAGTTAGTGGGCCTCACTGAAGAGCGAGAAAAACTTATTGCAGAAGTTGATAAAGTACTTAGAGAAAATCAGAATCTTGATGGATGCTGTAAAAACCTGACGTTTACTCTAGATAGCGTTGTTGTAGAGaaggagaagctggagaaggagatggAATCCTTGAAATGCCTTCAAGCCGCTGAGAGTTCTGAGTGGCATGAGAAATACAGGGAGCTTCAGAAAGAATATGAAACTCTCCTGCAGTCATATGAGAATGTGAGTAATGAGGCTGAGCGGATTCAGCGTGTTTTGGAAACTGTTaggcaggaaaagcaggaaattttCATTAAGCTGAAAAGTGttgaagcaaaaaaagaggaaacagatAAGCAGCTACAGGAAGCTGGACAAGAAATTGATGgaatgaaggagaaaatgaggaaatttGCAAAATCAAAGCAACAAAAGATCCTGGAACTAGAGGAGGAGAATGAGAAGCTTAGAGCAGAGATGCGTTTTACAGATGGAGAGCTACACAGGACTGGAGATGCCTTTACAAATACTAGCCTGAAAGAAGATCTGGAGAGCTCTAGGAGGGATCACCAGTCTCTTGTTACTCAGCTTGAGACAGTAATGGCTGAAAAGGAGTCTCTTAATCAAGAGATCACAGACTTGAAGTGTCATTTGCAGTTAACAGAATCTAAgctgaaggaaagcagagaacTGGTAGACAAGTATGTTGCTGAGAAGACAACAGGGGAAGAAACAAATCAGGCAATAACCACGCCACCACCACCAATGGAGAGGACTGAAAATCAAGTAGATATAAGTTTTAGACCAGAGTCTCCTACTGCAGAGCTGgaacaaaaagcatttgaagGTAGTAGCCCATGTGAAGATCTTGGTACCTACATACAGCAGATAGCTGAGCTCACAGAGCGAATCACAGAACTAGAAGATAATAGGAGGGCTTCAGAGCAACAGCTGGGTGATATCCGCCTATGTGTTGAGACTTTAGCAGGTGAGAAAAGGGCTTTAGAGACCCAAATGGAAGAGAAAGTCCATGAATTGAATGTTCTTCAGGACACAGTAGCAAAGATGGAGCAAACAGTCCAAAAAACCAAAGATGACCTTGTCAGGATGACAGAACTGAAGGACACGCTAGAGGCTGAGAAGGATGATCTGGAAGAAAGGCTCATGAATCAGCTGGCAGAACTTAATGGGAGTATTGGAAACTACCAGCAAGATGCAACAGACTTCCAGGTGAAAAATGAGCAACTGAAACATGAGCTTCAGAGTTTGCAGAGAATGATGTATgaactggaggaggagaaatgtcAGATGGCAAGGGAGAACAGTAAAGCaagttcagaaaagcaaaaggaattttTAGAAAAGCTAAAATGCAGTTGGAGGGGAGACAGCAGCACACATGTAAAGGAGCTTCAGGAActgctgaaacagaaacagcaggagattaagcagctgcagaaggacTGTATtaaaagccaggaaaagaaCAGTAGTTTAGAAAGAACTGTTAAAGCTCTGGAATTTGTGCAGAGTGAGTCTCAGAAGGAGGCGGAAGCAGCCAAAGAGACTTTAGCTAAAGCAGTTGAAGACACCAAGAAAGCCCAAGCAGagcttgctctctgcagagtAGTATTGGATGACACCCAGAGTGAGGCAGCAAGGGTTCTAGCAGAGAGTGTCAAAGTGAAAGAAGAGTTGCAGGCAAACAAAGAGaatattaaaattcaaatgaagaaaaaagatgaggaCTTTGAGAGAAGACTGGAACAGGAAAAAGACAAGCActcaaaggaaattaaaaacatggaagaaaagctGGCAACTTTGCAGAGGCAGAAAGACTATATGGAAACAACTGTTGGTGATCTTCAAGACTCCTTGAAGACAAAGGATCAAGAAGCCAAGCAACTGGAAGGCAGCCTAAACAACACACTAGCCCAGCTTGCAGCCTTCACCAGGAGCATGTCTTCCCTTCAGGATGACAGGGATAGAGTGATAGATGAATCAAAAACATGGGAGAAGAAATTCACTGAAACTATtcaaaagaaggaggaagaaatacGTTCAAAAGAGGAAACTTGTGTTGTGCTAAAGGACCAGATGAAGCAGATGACCATACGTGTGGAAGAACTTCAGGCTCATATATCCAG gCTGGAACGCAACAAGAAAGACTGGGAGTCTGAATCCAAGAAGGAGATTCAGCATCATCAAAAGACATGTGAAAtgttgcaggaggaaaaaaaggagcttTTGACTCAGCTTGAAGGGTCTCAGAAACTGTACAGCAAGTCGCAGAATGAACAGCAGAAACTGGAGTCAGAAATCAGCAGCCTGAGAGACCAGCTTGCTGACTTACAGAATTCCTTCACCAAATGTGAATTGGTCAGAGAAGAGCTGGGGAGTATGGTCAAGCAACAAGAGATTAGTATCCAGAATTTTAAATTCAGCTGTGAACAGCTTGAGGCTGATCTGCAAGCTTCCAAGGACCTAACAAATAAGCTGCATGAAGAAACTAGTGCCAAGGATCAAAAGATTGTTAGTTTGCTGTCTGCCAAGGAAGAAGCAGTTATGGCTGCTCTAGCTGAATTACAGCAGCAACATTCTGAAGAGATGAAAGAGTTGGAGCATAGGCTAAGTAAGGAGGAAGAGGATAAAAAAGccttggaaaatgaaaagaacaaatttCTTGACAAACTTGATCATCTCACTGAAAAGGTGAAGATaagcagagaagaaagtaaGCAGCAGAAGGCACAACTGGACTCCTTCACCAAGTCCATGTCATCTTTGCAAGATGACAGAGACCGCATACTGAGAGAGTACAAGCAACTTGAGGAACGTCATCTTGTTATAATCTTGGAAAAAGACCAACTAATTCAagaggctgctgctgaaaacaatAAGCTCAAGGAAGAAATCAGAAGTTTTCATAGCCGGATGGATGACCTCAACTCCGAGAATGCCAAGCTGAATGCAGAGTTGGTGCGGTATAGAGAAGACCTGAACCAAGTGATTTCAATAAAGGACTCCCAACAGAAACAACTTCTCAAAACACAGCTTCAGCGGATCCAAActctggaaaaggagaaggcaaTCATagaaacacagctgaaagaGTCCGAGCATACTCAGGATGATCTCAGGAAGTGCATGGAAGCCTTGAGAGAGGATAAAGTCAACATGTCTCAAGAGATTGAAACCCTTACGTCCTCTCTGTCTCGGGTGCAGAGTGACATGACAGCATTACGTGAGGGGGGTCCTATCATGGAGTGTCAAGCACAACTGAAGGCCCGAGAGGAAGAGGCACAAGAACTGAGTCGTAATCTTTCCCTCTCACAGAAAAGGATAATAGAACTTGAGGGAGAACTAGTATGTGTTCAAAGGGATGCAGCCAAGAGagtgggagaggctgaggaCAGGCTTCGAAAGGAATTGAAGCACCTACATCATGATGCAGGGATAATGAGGAATGAAACAGAGACGGCAGAAGAGAGAGTAGCAGAGTTGGCACGGGACTTGATGGAAATGGAACAGAAATTTCTTGCAGtcacagatgaaaacaaagaTCTCAGAGCTCAAATTCAGTCTTTTGGGAAGTCCATGAGCTCTCTTCAGGATAGCTGGGACCAGGCCAATGAAGAGCTTCatgttttgaaacagaaatactCTGCAGACTTAGAGGAACAAAAGAGTCTGGTGCAGAATCTTCAGAAACAGATGGTTCAGCTACAAGAAGAGCAACATTCCACTGCCAGGGACCGAGATACAGTGAGGTCTGAGCTGACAGAACTGCAGAAAGCCACTGAGGAAAGAGGTCTCTTGGCCCAGATTGAGAAACTTAATCAGAAGCTCAGAGCCAAAGATGATGAGCTTCTCCGTTTGTCTTCAGAACTGGAAGGCTCTTCCAACCAAGTTAAATCTTTCTCCAAGGCTATGGCAAGCCTGCAAAATGAGCGAGACCGTCTGCTGAATGAATTGGGCAAAACACGTAAGATTGAAGAAGTGAAGCAACAAGCGGAAGGGAGCACTTCCACCAGTCCTTCAGAAGTGCAGAGTCTTAAGAAAGCACTGTCCTCCTTGCAGAATGACAGAGACAGAGTA GTAAGAGAGCTGAAGAATCTGCAGCAGCAATATATACTAGTCGGGGTAGAATCAGCTGAAAATTCTCGCTTAAAAGCACAACTGCAGGAGTGTCAGCAAGATGCAGATAAACAGCACCGTCTCCAAGAACAGCTGAAgcaagaaagtattttctacCAACAGGAGCTCCAGCAGCTTAG ACAAGAGAAAACTACCTgggaaaagcagaacagcagcatAAAGGAGCAGTACCTCATGGTCATAGCAGAAAAAGACAAGCAACTGAGCCACTTACAAAGGATCACGCAAGAAATGAAACTGCCCCTCAGCAAGTCTCAAATTGTAGAGGAGCAGTACCAAACAAAG ATTTCTTCAGAAGTTCTGAGAGGGGACTTTTCAAGCCTagaaacagagacaaaacaTCTCCAGGCCCAGCTAAGTGACAGCCTCAAAGAACTACACCAAAAAGAGCTCAGAATTCAGCAGTTAAACAGCAAG CTATCTCAGGTCTTTGAGGAGAAAAATGCCCTCTCCCTCCAGCTGCGTGGTAGCAGTCGGAACATCTGTGAGAGCCATCAGCACTACAGTGAGGTTCTGAACCGCTGCTTGGTCCTTGAGAGGcagctccaggagctgcagTCTGCAGACAAGGGCATG GAGTTGTTTGCAACAGATGCTGCTCCAGGAGCACCCCAAGAAAAGAATGAGCCTCAGAGAGGCAGTTACACACCAGAACTGCAGGAGTTGCAGCTGAG